One window from the genome of Hyphomonas neptunium ATCC 15444 encodes:
- a CDS encoding SDR family oxidoreductase, with protein MTKQGVSRRQMIGGSAAVMGAMSGAPKALGETSPQAPAPGALEGKTILITGTASGFGRLGAEHYARLGARVFATMRNLPRPEAEELVQLASDEDLSIEVVEIDVMSDESVAAGVATVLERTGGTLDVLINNAGIGLGGPMEVQDMEATKLLFETNVFGPHRMARAVLPAMRAAGKGQIFQVSSQLGRVIVPGLGHYSPTKFALEALSEGMAYELAAHGIEVTIIQPGGYPTKIWEKSTARAAALKARTPQELLDAYPEMTAGMGEPSSGGGSTDPMDIPRAIAEIIAMPRGTRPLRRPVHPGNKPQETINEVSRETQLAMLGGSPWAPAVKDVLD; from the coding sequence ATGACCAAGCAAGGTGTAAGCCGCCGGCAGATGATCGGCGGGTCGGCCGCCGTGATGGGGGCAATGAGCGGAGCGCCCAAGGCGCTCGGAGAAACCAGCCCGCAGGCGCCAGCGCCCGGCGCGCTGGAAGGAAAGACGATCCTGATCACAGGCACTGCCTCGGGGTTCGGCCGTCTGGGGGCGGAGCATTATGCGCGCCTTGGCGCGCGCGTGTTCGCCACCATGCGCAATCTGCCGCGGCCGGAAGCAGAGGAGCTGGTGCAGCTGGCCAGCGACGAGGATCTTTCCATTGAGGTCGTCGAGATCGACGTGATGTCAGACGAGAGCGTCGCGGCGGGCGTGGCAACGGTCCTGGAGCGGACGGGCGGAACACTTGACGTGCTGATCAACAATGCCGGGATTGGCCTCGGCGGCCCGATGGAAGTGCAGGACATGGAAGCGACAAAGCTCCTGTTCGAGACCAATGTGTTTGGCCCCCACAGAATGGCGCGGGCTGTGCTGCCTGCGATGCGCGCAGCGGGGAAGGGACAGATATTCCAGGTCTCCTCCCAGCTTGGCCGGGTCATCGTGCCGGGGCTCGGGCACTACTCGCCGACGAAGTTTGCGCTGGAGGCGCTGTCGGAAGGCATGGCGTATGAGCTTGCCGCGCACGGGATCGAGGTGACGATCATTCAGCCAGGCGGCTATCCGACCAAGATATGGGAAAAGAGCACCGCGCGCGCGGCCGCCCTGAAAGCGCGCACGCCCCAGGAGCTGCTCGATGCCTATCCGGAAATGACGGCCGGTATGGGCGAGCCGAGCAGCGGTGGGGGCTCAACAGACCCGATGGACATTCCCCGCGCCATTGCCGAGATCATCGCGATGCCGCGCGGCACCCGGCCCCTGCGCCGCCCGGTTCATCCCGGCAACAAGCCACAGGAAACCATCAACGAGGTTTCGCGCGAAACGCAGCTCGCCATGCTTGGCGGTTCGCCCTGGGCGCCGGCGGTCAAGGATGTTCTGGACTAG
- a CDS encoding DUF5671 domain-containing protein: MANSILTVFVKEALERGQARSAIRVALLDAGWRAAEVDESLSAFAETVFPVAVPRPQSYLSAREAFFYLLFFIVLGVVAYNLGSLLFALIDTAVPDKIDRASGIWGGPDMQIRSAIAGLIVGTPIFFWLARILLKARRHNPALQRSRIRKWLIYVSLVIAGMILVADAISVVYNFLSGELTLRFTLKALVVAAISGAIFGYFISHAERDEANGI, encoded by the coding sequence ATGGCCAACAGTATACTGACAGTCTTCGTCAAGGAGGCGCTCGAAAGAGGGCAGGCGCGGTCCGCAATCCGCGTAGCGCTGCTTGATGCGGGATGGCGGGCAGCGGAGGTGGACGAGTCCCTGTCTGCCTTTGCCGAGACCGTCTTCCCGGTCGCCGTGCCCCGCCCGCAATCTTATCTCTCGGCCCGTGAGGCCTTCTTCTATCTCCTGTTCTTCATCGTGCTGGGCGTGGTGGCCTACAATCTCGGCTCGCTGCTGTTTGCGCTGATCGACACCGCCGTGCCGGACAAGATCGATCGGGCCTCTGGTATCTGGGGCGGGCCCGATATGCAGATACGCTCGGCGATTGCCGGACTGATTGTTGGTACGCCGATCTTCTTCTGGCTTGCGCGTATCCTGCTGAAGGCGCGGCGTCATAATCCCGCCCTGCAGCGTTCGCGCATCCGCAAATGGCTGATCTATGTCAGCCTGGTGATCGCAGGGATGATACTCGTCGCTGATGCGATTTCGGTTGTTTACAACTTCCTCAGCGGTGAGCTGACACTGCGGTTCACCCTGAAAGCGCTTGTGGTGGCGGCGATTTCCGGGGCGATCTTCGGTTATTTCATCTCCCATGCAGAGAGGGACGAAGCCAATGGCATTTAG